Proteins from a genomic interval of Psychrobacter urativorans:
- a CDS encoding YqiA/YcfP family alpha/beta fold hydrolase translates to MNVIYIHGLDSAANSTKGRLLEDYFHKYHSDIKVLRPDLNKRPDQVFKQIISLIEGLKSHNTTKDKQCEPSNTVLVGSSLGGYFSTLISNYTGCPALLLNPSIQPHITLQRFAKDSTLLNNGKEEGLSNQVIHSTAGGWDMTHADLKWFEEHQLSTVHYPNKVAVLIKDGDELLDANLSTEFYRQHGCLVKLQSGGDHRFSDFAEQLPMVIETLRQLQQ, encoded by the coding sequence GTGAACGTTATTTATATTCATGGGCTAGACAGCGCTGCTAACTCTACTAAAGGACGGTTGTTAGAGGATTATTTCCATAAATACCATTCTGATATCAAGGTATTACGCCCTGATTTGAATAAAAGACCTGACCAAGTTTTTAAGCAAATAATCTCATTAATCGAAGGCTTAAAGAGTCACAATACTACTAAAGATAAGCAGTGTGAACCTTCAAATACTGTATTGGTAGGTAGTTCATTGGGTGGTTACTTTTCTACCCTGATAAGCAATTATACAGGCTGCCCTGCGCTATTGTTAAATCCTAGTATTCAACCACATATTACTTTACAGCGATTTGCTAAAGATTCGACTCTACTCAATAATGGTAAAGAGGAAGGTTTAAGTAATCAAGTTATTCATTCAACAGCCGGTGGTTGGGATATGACTCATGCGGATTTAAAATGGTTTGAGGAACATCAATTATCAACTGTTCATTATCCCAATAAGGTCGCTGTGCTCATCAAAGACGGTGATGAATTACTTGATGCCAATCTATCTACTGAGTTTTATAGACAACATGGCTGTTTAGTTAAGTTGCAATCTGGTGGTGATCACAGGTTTAGTGATTTTGCTGAGCAATTACCGATGGTGATTGAGACTTTAAGACAATTACAACAATAA
- a CDS encoding DUF4238 domain-containing protein: protein MNLVTQNTPKKQHYVPQFLLRNFAVENTERLFTFDKQQNKVFPTTVRDSASENGFYNIQGLDDKYTLENELGDLETLASKVIAKICLSGSISHLDENEHKILCFFTASLLLRVKRQRVFTSQVNYNIAKFARGLGLEPDTFTNFKELTKEEIEFQHINFLEEELLTFANEFGDKAIGLLSAPIDKSFIISDNPVVMFSHKPNRFNSKGTSVPAIEIFLPISKKLCITFLCMDFYYELAEKIEIIETNRAKNHELNLVDISYAQSLIQSIQTGNANVINEKHVNFVNTRQIVDSWSYIYNDNNDFDFAKRLVEKTPAISLGSIVKSGF from the coding sequence ATGAACCTAGTTACTCAAAATACGCCAAAAAAACAACATTATGTACCACAGTTTCTATTACGGAACTTTGCTGTCGAAAATACCGAAAGATTATTTACGTTTGATAAGCAACAAAATAAAGTATTTCCAACTACTGTAAGAGACAGTGCAAGCGAGAACGGATTTTATAATATTCAAGGATTGGATGACAAATACACTCTTGAGAATGAGTTAGGAGATTTAGAAACATTAGCTAGTAAAGTTATAGCAAAAATTTGTTTATCGGGCTCTATATCTCATTTAGATGAAAACGAACATAAAATATTATGCTTTTTTACAGCTAGTTTATTGCTACGTGTAAAAAGACAGCGTGTATTTACTTCTCAAGTAAATTATAATATAGCGAAATTTGCAAGAGGATTAGGACTTGAACCTGATACTTTTACAAATTTTAAAGAACTAACTAAAGAAGAAATTGAGTTTCAACATATCAATTTTTTGGAAGAGGAACTGTTGACATTTGCTAATGAGTTTGGAGATAAGGCTATAGGGTTACTATCTGCCCCCATCGATAAATCTTTCATAATTTCTGATAATCCTGTAGTCATGTTCTCTCATAAACCCAATAGATTTAATTCTAAAGGTACCTCAGTTCCAGCAATTGAAATATTTTTACCGATATCTAAGAAACTATGTATAACCTTCTTATGTATGGATTTTTATTATGAATTAGCTGAGAAAATTGAGATAATAGAAACTAATAGAGCTAAGAATCATGAACTGAACTTAGTCGATATTAGTTACGCTCAATCATTAATTCAATCTATTCAAACGGGTAATGCTAATGTTATTAATGAAAAGCATGTAAATTTTGTAAATACACGTCAAATTGTTGATTCATGGTCTTATATTTATAATGATAATAATGACTTTGATTTCGCAAAAAGATTAGTAGAAAAAACCCCTGCTATTAGCTTAGGTAGTATAGTGAAAAGTGGTTTCTAA